Part of the Tolypothrix sp. PCC 7910 genome, TTATTAGCATTAGGCCTCACGTTGAGTCTTGTTTTATTTACAAAAATGAGTTGGTCAGCTCCAATCGAGACCACTAGCAGTATTGAGTTAGAGCATCCAGGGTTCACTGTTAGCCAAGTAGCTAAGTAATAGATGATACTACAGATGGCACATGGCTGATATTGCCCATATCATAAGCTGAAGTATAAATATTTCTCAGCGCCAGCTGGGTATTGAGTAACTAATATGGCGGCAGCGATTATGAAAAGCCAAATTCTAGCCACAACGGTATTCTTAACTATAATTAGCTACACAACGAGTGCCCAAGCTGCAAATTCTGAACATATTAGACAATTATTAGCAAGCAAACAATGTCAGAATTGTGACCTAACAAATGCGGGTTTGGTTTTAGCAGATTTATCCGGAGCAAATTTAAGCGGTGCTAATCTTGCCGGTGCTAACCTCAGCCGTGCAAACTTAACCGGTGCTGATTTGAGAGGTGCAAACTTAAGTGGTGCTGGTTTATTTGGTGTAAACCTGAGCGGTGCTAGACTGGCGGGAGCAAATCTAGCAGGTGCAGACTTAAGAAATAGCTATTTAGCCAATGCAGAATTAACCGGAGTCAACCTTAATAGCACTTACCTGCAAGGTGCCGTTGGGATACCAGCACAAATTGCCACACCAGACGAATTTTATGCTTGGGGTGTAGCAGAAGGACAAAAAGGCAACGTCCGCCAAGCCATTGATTATTTTAACCAAGCGATCGCCGCTAAAGCCGACTACGCAGGCGCATACTTAGCTCGTGGTATTGCCCGTTACCAAATATTAGACCGCCAAGGCGCATTCCAGGATGCCCAAATAGCCGAAAAGCTGTTTACTTCTCAACAAAATAGTTCTGGAATCCAAACATCCCAAGCCTTTATTAAAGAACTACAAACACCGCCAGATGGTAAAGTCAGCGTCGGTAAACCCAGCTTTTTTGACTTTATTGGCAGCCTTGGCTCAGTTTTACTGCAATTCTTCCCCTTCTAAAGGATATTTGGCTGGAAGGGTTGACTGTTGACTGCATAAAAAGTTGGCTTGAGTTTGCTATCCAAAGATTTTTAATTACAAAATCTTTCATTTATCTAATACTTGAATAGCAAATATTACAGCAAGATTTCATTAATTGGAATCACATTTTTTCTATGGGTGCAGCAATGCTGTGCCCTTTACTCTTTGTTTTAATATATCCAGATAATTATTGTTAATACCAATTTAAAAAAGAATGCAACAGATTGTAGGGGCAAGGCATTGCCTTGCCCTCTAGAATATATTGATGTGTCACCAACATTATTTGAATTGATATAAGCATAAAGTTCAAGTAGGATGCGTTAGCGATAGCGTAACGCATCCTTACCAACGCTAAGGTTTTTCAGAAATCAAATTGGATTTCCATAGCATGAATAAACATCAACAACCTCAATTTTAAACAAATTCTCAGCTTCCATTAATTTTATCAATAGCTAAAACCCTTAAATTATAGAAATGTAGGGGAGCCAGTCGCGTGGGCGGGTTTCCCGACTTGAGCGAACTGGCGTTGTGTTGTCGCGTAGCGCAACGCACCAACGTACCAATTACCAATTACCCATTACCTATTACCAATTTTTATATGGAAATAGCCGATTTTCTGAGCCTAATACATCCCGCGATCGCAGTAATTTTTGTCTTCCCTTTAATTGGGAATGTGGTAAATTTTGCTTGGCAAACACGTCAACGCAGGTTACAAAGTTTAGTGGGAGGTAAAAGCAAAATTCCCCCGCTGGTTGGTTCAGAACATAAAAAGTTAGGTGAGTGCTTAACTAGTGCGGTTGTTGGCTTAACTTTAATCGGTCTAGCTTATGCAATTGGGAAAGATATCGTCAAACATCAACTGTGGAATACTGCAACTTTTCAATTTATTTTCATCATTTTGATGTTTGCGGTAACGATTATCTCTTTAGTTTTACTTTATCAAGCCAAGCAGAGATTATGGCGGGGAGTATTTGCCACTTTAACTGGTGCGGGGTTAGTGATTCTTGGTTGCCAAGATGGAGTTTATCGCCTGACTAAAGAATGGTATTGGTCACATTATTATATTGGCATTACCGCAGCCTTGCTGATGATTTTTTCTTTAGCGATTGTGCAAGATATTTATCAAGATAGATCCCATCGCTGGCGGCTAGTGCATACAATTTTGAATTGCGTAGCTTTATTATTGTTTATTGGACAAGGCTTAACAGGTACGAGAGATTTACTACAAATTCCCTTAAGTTGGCAAGAACCATACATTTATCAGTGTGATTATGTGAATAAAGTTTGTGGGACGATAAAGCCGTAGGGGAATGAAATAATGGGGGAATGGGGAAGGGGGAAAGGAGAAGAGAAATATTTAGCTTTAGCCTAGATAAAAGTTGAGTTAAAAATGCGGAAATGAGTATTATTAAAAGTGGAAAAAATCAGCAACATCTTGCGAAAAGTAGATCCAGGTTCATTACGGTTACGGTTAACGGCTGGGATTGCGGCATTTTCGGCTTTGGGGTTGGGTAGCCTCTCTGTCTGGACTAGCTTGAAAATGCAGGATATTTTAATAGATAATCATAAACGCCATGTTGAGAAAATTGCCGATCGCCTACCGCGTGATGTGCAACTTTATATTCAAATGATGCCACAAGCCAGTGGTTTAGATAAGTCGATAAATAATTTAATTGATAACGATACTTTTATCTGGATTAAAAACCCGGAAAATCAAATTATTGCCAAATCTACTAATTGGAATCAGCTACCAAATGCAACGACATCACAGTTAATGTCTTTAACCGAAATGTCGGTGAAACCAGAAGTTACTCAAGTACAGCAGCGCTATTATGTTTTATGTGGTGCGGCTTTGCAAGTCCAGAGTAAGCAACTGGGTAAGCTATTTGTAGTTAAGGATATTACCCGCGAACAAACAATGTTTTTGGCGCTGGTGCGTAGTTTAGGGATTGCGAGTCTATTAATAATTATTGTAATTTCCTTAGCGATCGCAGTTTATATTCGCCGTTCTCTGCAACCTCTGCGTCAACTGAGTCAAATGGCGGCGGTGATTTCTGCGGCTGATTTACCAGAGGCGCAGCTATCCCTGAAGCAAGCACCCAGCGAAGTTAAAGAGTTAACGCAAACCTTTAATATGCTATTATCCCGGCTGGCGGAATCTTGGGAACAAGAACGACAGTTTGTCAGCAACGTTTCCCACGAATTACGCACACCTTTAACCATTGTGCATGGCTACTTACAAAGCGTACTCCGGCGACCGAGTAATTTAACAGCAACCCAAGTTGAAGCTTTAGAAACTGCGGCTGTGGAAGCCGAACATACTATCAGGCTGTTGCAAGACTTACTAGATTTAGCAAGGGCTGATAGCGGTAATTTGCATTTTCGCATGAATCCCTGTGTGCTGAATGACTTAGTTGCTGAAGTGGTGGGGATGGCACAGAAATATAGCGATCGCACTATCCTGATAGAATCACCAAATCATCCCATTGAGGTGAAAGCCGACTATAATCGCCTCAAGCAGGTATTGTTGAACTTAATTGATAACGCCGTCAAGTATTCCGAAGCTGATACTTCCGTGATTGTCAGGTTACAACAGCAAGATAAAGCAGCCATAATTCAAGTTGACGATAAAGGTTATGGTATACCTTTGCAACACCAAGCCCGCATCTTCGAGCGATTTTACCGCGTAGACGAAACCCGCGCCCGTTCCACTGGCGGTTCTGGTTTAGGCTTATCAATAGTGAAAACCTTAATTGAAGGTATGGGTGGTAGTGTCACCGTGCGATCGCGCTTAGGCGAAGGCAGTATATTTACAATTAGTTTGCCAATTTCGCCGAAATAGTGGCGGGGGAAAGGGGGAAAGTTTTACAGATATTTTCCCATTAACGTGAAACCCGCTTGGTTGCAAGGTTTTGCCCTCACCCCCAGCCCCTCTCCCACGAGGAGAAGGGAGCAAGAGATTCAATTCCCCTTCTCCCTGAGGGAGAAGGGGTTAGGGGATGAGGGCGCAAGTTATTTGTACAACGCCCGCCCTATATAGCGTTTAGCTTAAGTTGACACCAATGGGCATCCACAATCTATCCTGCCTGACCAAAAACCTTTCGGTGCCGTGCTCCACCACAGCGATAATTTATATTGTGCTATCTTCTACAACCAAAAGCGCGATGCCTTAGGCAACCCCTGCGGGGAACGCATTCCCCCCATCATCAAAATCAGCAGATGCGAGACCTGCGGCGATACACCACACACCTTTGGCGATGATGATTTAAGATAAGCGATCGCACAATTCATCACATCCAGCAAATTCACAAGCTGTATGCAGTAAAATCATAACTTTTGTAACGAAAAAAACCACC contains:
- a CDS encoding DUF4079 domain-containing protein, which encodes MEIADFLSLIHPAIAVIFVFPLIGNVVNFAWQTRQRRLQSLVGGKSKIPPLVGSEHKKLGECLTSAVVGLTLIGLAYAIGKDIVKHQLWNTATFQFIFIILMFAVTIISLVLLYQAKQRLWRGVFATLTGAGLVILGCQDGVYRLTKEWYWSHYYIGITAALLMIFSLAIVQDIYQDRSHRWRLVHTILNCVALLLFIGQGLTGTRDLLQIPLSWQEPYIYQCDYVNKVCGTIKP
- a CDS encoding cell wall metabolism sensor histidine kinase WalK, which encodes MEKISNILRKVDPGSLRLRLTAGIAAFSALGLGSLSVWTSLKMQDILIDNHKRHVEKIADRLPRDVQLYIQMMPQASGLDKSINNLIDNDTFIWIKNPENQIIAKSTNWNQLPNATTSQLMSLTEMSVKPEVTQVQQRYYVLCGAALQVQSKQLGKLFVVKDITREQTMFLALVRSLGIASLLIIIVISLAIAVYIRRSLQPLRQLSQMAAVISAADLPEAQLSLKQAPSEVKELTQTFNMLLSRLAESWEQERQFVSNVSHELRTPLTIVHGYLQSVLRRPSNLTATQVEALETAAVEAEHTIRLLQDLLDLARADSGNLHFRMNPCVLNDLVAEVVGMAQKYSDRTILIESPNHPIEVKADYNRLKQVLLNLIDNAVKYSEADTSVIVRLQQQDKAAIIQVDDKGYGIPLQHQARIFERFYRVDETRARSTGGSGLGLSIVKTLIEGMGGSVTVRSRLGEGSIFTISLPISPK
- a CDS encoding pentapeptide repeat-containing protein; protein product: MKSQILATTVFLTIISYTTSAQAANSEHIRQLLASKQCQNCDLTNAGLVLADLSGANLSGANLAGANLSRANLTGADLRGANLSGAGLFGVNLSGARLAGANLAGADLRNSYLANAELTGVNLNSTYLQGAVGIPAQIATPDEFYAWGVAEGQKGNVRQAIDYFNQAIAAKADYAGAYLARGIARYQILDRQGAFQDAQIAEKLFTSQQNSSGIQTSQAFIKELQTPPDGKVSVGKPSFFDFIGSLGSVLLQFFPF